A genome region from Mycobacterium sp. 3519A includes the following:
- a CDS encoding macro domain-containing protein, with protein MLELAVRQADVTRLEVDAIANAANTQLRHGGGVAAAIARAGGPAVQRESTAKAPIGLGEAVETTAGDMPARYVIHAATMELGGPTSAQIIADATRATLVKADELGCRSLALVAFGTGVGGFGLDEAARLMVDVARAHRPRSLERVVFAVHGDEAERAFRDAVAQ; from the coding sequence ATGCTCGAGTTAGCGGTTCGGCAGGCCGATGTGACGCGACTCGAGGTCGACGCGATCGCCAACGCCGCCAACACACAGCTCAGGCACGGCGGCGGGGTGGCGGCCGCGATCGCGCGCGCTGGCGGTCCTGCGGTGCAGCGGGAGTCGACGGCCAAGGCGCCGATCGGCTTGGGCGAGGCGGTCGAGACCACGGCAGGAGATATGCCCGCGCGCTACGTCATCCACGCCGCGACGATGGAACTCGGCGGGCCGACCTCGGCGCAGATCATCGCCGACGCGACGCGGGCGACGCTGGTCAAGGCTGACGAGCTGGGTTGCCGGTCGCTGGCACTGGTCGCGTTCGGGACCGGTGTTGGCGGCTTCGGCCTCGACGAGGCGGCCAGGTTGATGGTCGACGTCGCCCGCGCACACCGGCCGCGTTCGCTCGAGCGGGTGGTGTTCGCGGTGCACGGCGACGAAGCCGAACGCGCGTTCCGCGACGCCGTGGCACAGTGA
- a CDS encoding amino acid-binding protein has protein sequence MATDLTLYLDDQPGELARVGDVLGKAGTNIAGLCALTTGGGQAEVHILVQDATSAFEALQGAGIKIAAEQEVIVLDVEDRPGALGEVAHRLGAAKVNLTTVYLATNTRLVLAADNLAEAKAALS, from the coding sequence ATGGCGACCGATCTGACGCTCTATCTCGACGACCAACCCGGCGAGCTGGCCAGGGTCGGCGACGTGCTCGGCAAGGCGGGCACCAACATCGCGGGCCTGTGCGCGCTGACCACCGGTGGCGGGCAGGCCGAGGTGCACATCCTGGTGCAGGACGCCACGTCGGCGTTCGAGGCGCTGCAGGGCGCAGGCATCAAGATCGCCGCCGAGCAGGAGGTGATCGTGCTCGATGTGGAGGACCGGCCGGGAGCGCTCGGCGAGGTGGCGCACCGACTCGGAGCGGCGAAGGTCAACCTGACCACGGTCTACCTGGCGACCAATACCCGGCTTGTGCTCGCGGCCGACAACCTGGCCGAGGCCAAGGCCGCGCTCAGCTGA
- a CDS encoding enhanced intracellular survival protein Eis, with the protein MPAKTSLTIRSATDADWPAIALLDATSFGRFGHPESLAAWRSLMAADGTVLACDGPEVVGMAHYLDLRLTVPGGAVLPMAGVTIVGVAPTHRRRGILRTMYTELHNRIADARYPIAGLTASEGGIYGRFGYGPATIEQELTVDRRFARFRDDAPDPGGVRLVKPADHRAEFQDIYERWRRRTPGGLVRPNALWDELLADRESVRRGGTEWYAMLHPDGYALYRVFGDDPMFVRVGELIPATTDAGIALARALLGLDLMETVAFGTHPADPLPYLLTDHRTARLTHYEDDLWLRIMDIPTTLEARTYHADLSAVVELSDGFRSDGGRFALEVREGRASCVQTAAEPDVRMGLDVLGSLYLGAHKASSFASANRLHAREPSLITQLDAAFVSTVPAALGYGF; encoded by the coding sequence GTGCCTGCTAAGACATCTCTGACCATCCGATCGGCCACCGACGCCGACTGGCCGGCGATCGCGTTACTGGACGCCACCTCCTTCGGCAGATTCGGCCATCCCGAATCACTCGCCGCGTGGCGGTCGCTGATGGCAGCCGACGGCACGGTCCTTGCCTGCGACGGACCCGAGGTCGTCGGCATGGCGCACTATCTCGATCTTCGGCTGACGGTGCCCGGCGGCGCGGTGCTGCCGATGGCGGGCGTCACGATCGTCGGGGTGGCGCCGACACACCGCCGCCGCGGCATCCTGCGCACCATGTACACCGAACTGCACAACCGCATCGCCGATGCGCGGTATCCGATCGCGGGCCTGACCGCCAGCGAGGGCGGCATCTACGGACGCTTCGGGTACGGGCCTGCGACCATCGAGCAGGAACTCACCGTCGACCGGCGCTTCGCGCGGTTCCGTGACGACGCGCCCGACCCTGGCGGCGTCCGCCTCGTCAAACCCGCCGACCACCGCGCCGAATTCCAGGACATCTACGAACGCTGGCGGCGGCGCACACCCGGCGGCCTGGTCCGGCCGAACGCGTTGTGGGACGAACTGCTGGCAGACCGCGAGTCGGTGCGGCGAGGCGGCACCGAGTGGTACGCGATGCTGCATCCCGACGGGTACGCCCTGTACCGGGTCTTCGGCGACGACCCGATGTTCGTCCGCGTCGGCGAGCTCATACCGGCGACCACCGACGCGGGCATCGCGTTGGCCAGAGCGTTGCTGGGCCTCGACCTGATGGAGACGGTCGCCTTCGGCACACATCCCGCCGACCCGCTGCCGTACCTGCTGACCGACCACCGGACGGCCAGGTTGACGCACTACGAGGACGACCTCTGGTTGCGGATCATGGACATCCCGACGACGTTGGAAGCGCGGACATATCACGCGGATCTTTCTGCCGTCGTCGAGCTCTCCGACGGATTCCGAAGCGACGGTGGACGTTTCGCACTCGAGGTGCGCGAGGGCAGGGCCAGCTGTGTGCAGACCGCGGCGGAGCCCGACGTCCGCATGGGCCTCGACGTCCTGGGCAGCCTCTACCTGGGCGCGCACAAGGCGTCTTCGTTTGCCAGTGCGAACCGGCTGCACGCACGTGAACCCAGCCTCATCACACAACTGGATGCCGCATTTGTCAGCACTGTTCCAGCCGCCCTGGGTTACGGTTTCTAG
- a CDS encoding alpha/beta fold hydrolase, with protein MDRRTFAAAVTLGGAAALIGAQRVSAAPPPNPPPQARNVVLVHGAYADGSCWADVIPYLQARGLNVASVQNPLQTLEEDCEFARRTLALMDGPTVLVAHSYSGMIATEVGVDPKVTALVYIAARAPDAGEDYTALAAQYPTPPASAGLVKGPDGYAQLSEAAFLNDFAQDVPAAKAKVLYAVQGRISNELFTGRTTNAAWRDKPTFYAVSKNDRTINPDLERFMAQRMGAKTIELDASHLSIVSKAREVANLIIEATGG; from the coding sequence ATGGACCGTCGGACGTTCGCCGCAGCGGTGACACTTGGTGGCGCCGCAGCGCTGATCGGCGCGCAACGCGTGTCGGCGGCACCTCCGCCCAATCCGCCGCCGCAGGCGCGCAACGTGGTACTGGTGCACGGCGCGTACGCCGACGGATCATGCTGGGCCGACGTGATCCCGTATCTGCAGGCGCGCGGACTGAACGTCGCCTCCGTGCAGAATCCGTTGCAGACGCTTGAGGAAGACTGTGAATTCGCCCGCCGCACACTGGCATTGATGGACGGCCCGACTGTCCTTGTCGCGCACTCGTATTCGGGCATGATCGCCACCGAAGTGGGTGTCGATCCGAAGGTTACGGCGTTGGTGTACATCGCCGCACGGGCCCCCGACGCGGGCGAGGACTACACCGCGCTGGCCGCCCAGTACCCGACACCGCCCGCCAGCGCGGGTCTGGTGAAGGGCCCCGACGGATACGCGCAACTGTCCGAAGCGGCCTTCCTCAACGACTTCGCCCAGGACGTACCGGCGGCCAAGGCCAAGGTGCTCTACGCGGTGCAGGGCCGCATCTCGAACGAGTTGTTCACCGGCCGCACCACCAACGCGGCCTGGCGCGACAAGCCGACGTTCTACGCGGTGTCGAAGAACGACCGCACCATCAACCCGGATCTCGAACGGTTCATGGCACAGCGGATGGGCGCCAAGACAATCGAACTCGACGCCAGCCATCTGTCGATCGTGTCGAAGGCCCGCGAGGTGGCCAATCTGATCATCGAGGCCACCGGAGGGTGA